One stretch of Acholeplasma laidlawii PG-8A DNA includes these proteins:
- a CDS encoding phosphoglucomutase/phosphomannomutase family protein, with translation MIRFTTGGFRGIIGKDFIPENIVKIATGIYKYIKEKQYKKEVSLSYDFRAYSEETANLIAEVLSAAGIKVYLSDDATPTPVAMYMARYLNISIGMMITASHNPYNYNGVKLFEHGVDASEEATNHLEKLINEPGSLNKRDIKEVVKIDFLSPYFNFVKKFIDIKPNAENKILVDFIHGTGVKTIPYFKRYYNLVNLEFLRGDQTPNFNYILPNPLEEVIGVNRELQKEKGYELIMGLDSDADRLGMIDEHGNFVDNNEILAVIYYYLVKHRHLSGDIVKNIATSNLIDALAKKLKFKAHTVDVGFKNISAGMMQHDALIGGESSGGLTIRDYVKGKDSTLSALLMIEIVTKLAKPLSQIVAEVREFANFYRYTKEAEMVFDDREKLIDFLNKKTNLPFEFKQVIQYKSNYKYVLENDEWILLRFSGTEPLLRIFVETNDVSKSESIIESLKNILKGI, from the coding sequence ATGATTAGATTTACTACCGGTGGATTTAGGGGAATTATCGGAAAAGATTTCATTCCGGAAAATATTGTTAAAATCGCAACAGGTATCTATAAATACATTAAAGAAAAACAATATAAGAAAGAAGTGTCTTTATCTTATGACTTTAGAGCCTATTCAGAAGAGACAGCTAATTTAATTGCTGAAGTATTATCTGCTGCCGGTATTAAAGTGTATTTAAGTGATGATGCTACACCAACACCGGTTGCGATGTATATGGCACGTTACTTAAATATTTCAATTGGCATGATGATCACTGCATCTCATAATCCATATAATTATAATGGTGTTAAACTTTTTGAACATGGAGTAGATGCCAGTGAAGAAGCAACAAACCATTTGGAAAAGTTAATTAATGAACCGGGTTCATTAAATAAGCGTGATATAAAAGAAGTTGTTAAAATTGATTTTTTATCACCTTACTTTAACTTTGTCAAAAAATTCATTGATATTAAACCAAATGCTGAAAATAAGATATTAGTAGACTTTATACATGGTACAGGTGTAAAGACAATTCCTTATTTTAAACGTTACTATAATTTAGTAAACTTAGAGTTTTTAAGAGGGGATCAAACGCCTAACTTTAACTATATCCTGCCAAACCCTTTAGAAGAAGTTATTGGCGTAAACCGGGAACTTCAAAAGGAAAAAGGTTATGAGCTTATTATGGGTCTGGATTCAGATGCAGATAGACTGGGTATGATCGATGAGCACGGTAACTTTGTAGATAATAATGAAATACTTGCAGTTATTTATTATTATCTAGTAAAACACAGACACTTGTCTGGTGATATTGTAAAAAATATTGCAACCTCTAACCTTATTGATGCACTTGCAAAAAAGCTAAAATTTAAAGCGCATACCGTCGATGTAGGATTTAAAAATATATCAGCTGGAATGATGCAGCATGATGCTTTAATTGGTGGTGAATCCTCAGGAGGTCTTACCATTAGAGATTATGTTAAGGGTAAAGACTCTACCTTATCCGCGCTCTTAATGATAGAGATTGTAACAAAACTTGCAAAACCACTTTCACAGATTGTAGCTGAAGTACGTGAATTTGCAAACTTTTATAGATATACAAAAGAAGCAGAAATGGTATTTGACGACAGAGAAAAACTTATAGATTTTCTCAATAAAAAGACAAACCTACCATTTGAATTCAAACAAGTGATTCAATATAAATCAAATTATAAATATGTACTAGAAAATGA
- a CDS encoding glycoside hydrolase family 16 protein: MKKISLIMIFLLSILLVSCVEKEEPKFDPDKYLDLENIVFDDFDNGIDPNMWVIGNSKWGVGNGGVIYENVHYTNDGIVVLQTNGDLYDGPLRGIGNNHGRRTGAMITTREALGPGRFEVRMRIMPRFGSTTAMWTYYYDNGMNHEIDIESNVENDFRKVWTTNWISLTEYSTVSNTLDFAQNDFEWRTYRFDWFTDPKRIDYYIDDVLVSSQSSYVPDHAGEFNIGNWFPDAWAGVPDFETDYTYVDWFKYTPFKEQPYTPTPANNQSPSNFYPSEAIEHPIANLISNAGFETDAPAWRYPVTSGVELLEGEGLNGSRGIFVPQNDIAYQFVTGLDETFEMTFSAHAKLPLNGSGYVLLEFYPAETQKIDQYMIEFNSSDEDFIADTFYGKEFTFNVPLGTKRVEVSLIGGDSGIYFDDLFFNLTKKPRPEIVEEGDDVQRLNIDFKNGIDSNVWAVANQRWGGTHHGGVIFQNVHYTEEGNLLIQANGDYYEGPLKGVEQNNGKRTGGAIYTKEAFGPGSFEVKAKIMPRFGATTAFWTFNYLDGINSEIDFEFNVGNDFSTVWLTNWLTETNYNNHTHQMDSFHNDGNWHIYRFEWHTLPTPHIKYFIDGKLAYTEHTKVPTMSARYWIGVWFPNNWAGDPNFETDYLEVEYFKYESFPDHPYVVGPTGASSPTAFYPTAPIKKPVSNLLPHGDLDYETGYMLTGDAVISNGELKTGLLGSAESLITGLNDAFELTLKLKAKASNNAVVRIEYLDKDLNVISGEDIIVSNLNANTFTNFTSVINLVEGTRAINVIFEGTNITYDDLFINLTHKVN; encoded by the coding sequence ATGAAGAAAATAAGCTTAATCATGATTTTTCTACTTTCTATCCTATTGGTAAGTTGTGTAGAAAAAGAAGAACCAAAATTTGATCCAGATAAATATCTAGATTTAGAGAATATTGTATTTGATGATTTTGATAACGGAATTGACCCGAATATGTGGGTTATTGGTAATAGTAAGTGGGGTGTAGGTAATGGTGGTGTCATCTATGAAAACGTCCATTACACAAATGACGGTATTGTAGTTCTTCAAACCAATGGTGACTTGTATGATGGTCCACTTCGTGGTATTGGAAATAATCATGGCAGACGTACAGGTGCAATGATTACAACAAGAGAAGCACTAGGTCCTGGTAGATTTGAAGTACGTATGCGTATTATGCCACGTTTTGGTTCAACTACTGCTATGTGGACTTACTATTATGATAATGGTATGAACCATGAAATAGATATCGAAAGTAACGTCGAAAATGACTTTAGAAAAGTATGGACTACAAACTGGATTAGTTTAACAGAATATAGTACAGTGTCTAATACCTTAGATTTTGCACAAAATGATTTTGAGTGGCGTACATACCGTTTTGACTGGTTTACAGATCCAAAACGTATTGATTATTATATTGATGATGTATTAGTTTCATCACAATCTTCTTATGTACCAGATCATGCAGGAGAATTTAATATTGGTAACTGGTTTCCAGATGCATGGGCAGGTGTACCTGATTTTGAAACAGACTATACCTATGTAGACTGGTTCAAATATACACCATTTAAAGAACAACCATATACACCAACGCCAGCAAATAATCAAAGTCCTTCAAACTTTTATCCATCAGAGGCGATTGAACATCCAATAGCAAACCTCATTTCAAATGCAGGTTTTGAAACAGATGCTCCAGCTTGGCGTTATCCTGTAACTAGTGGTGTGGAACTACTAGAAGGTGAAGGCTTAAACGGATCAAGAGGAATCTTTGTTCCACAAAATGATATTGCATATCAATTTGTCACAGGATTAGATGAAACATTTGAAATGACATTTAGTGCACATGCAAAACTACCTTTAAATGGTAGTGGATATGTCTTATTAGAGTTCTACCCAGCAGAGACACAAAAAATTGATCAGTATATGATTGAGTTTAACTCAAGCGATGAAGATTTTATAGCAGATACATTCTATGGTAAAGAATTTACCTTTAATGTACCTCTTGGAACTAAACGTGTTGAAGTGTCTTTAATTGGAGGAGATTCTGGTATTTACTTCGATGATTTATTCTTTAACCTAACTAAAAAACCCAGGCCCGAAATCGTAGAAGAAGGTGATGATGTGCAACGTTTAAACATAGATTTTAAAAATGGTATTGACTCCAATGTTTGGGCTGTTGCAAATCAACGTTGGGGAGGTACACATCATGGTGGTGTAATCTTCCAAAACGTACACTACACAGAAGAAGGTAATTTACTCATTCAAGCCAATGGTGATTACTATGAAGGTCCATTAAAAGGTGTTGAACAAAATAATGGAAAACGCACTGGGGGAGCTATCTATACTAAAGAAGCATTTGGCCCAGGATCTTTTGAAGTAAAAGCTAAAATCATGCCACGTTTTGGGGCAACAACAGCATTTTGGACATTTAACTACTTAGATGGTATTAATAGTGAAATTGATTTTGAGTTTAACGTAGGCAATGATTTTAGTACAGTTTGGTTAACCAACTGGTTAACCGAAACAAACTATAACAACCACACCCATCAAATGGATAGTTTCCATAATGATGGAAACTGGCATATATACCGTTTTGAATGGCATACACTACCGACGCCTCATATTAAATACTTTATCGATGGCAAACTTGCATATACAGAACATACTAAAGTTCCAACGATGTCTGCAAGATACTGGATTGGTGTATGGTTTCCAAATAACTGGGCAGGAGATCCAAACTTTGAAACAGATTATTTAGAAGTTGAATATTTCAAATATGAGTCATTCCCGGATCATCCGTATGTTGTTGGTCCAACTGGGGCATCCTCTCCAACAGCATTTTACCCAACAGCGCCAATAAAAAAACCAGTTTCTAACCTTTTACCACACGGTGATCTAGATTATGAAACAGGTTATATGTTAACAGGGGATGCAGTGATTTCAAATGGTGAATTAAAAACTGGTTTACTTGGCAGTGCTGAGTCCCTTATTACAGGGTTAAATGATGCCTTTGAACTCACACTTAAACTCAAAGCCAAAGCTTCAAATAACGCAGTTGTACGTATTGAGTATTTAGATAAAGATTTAAATGTGATAAGTGGTGAAGATATTATTGTATCAAACTTAAACGCGAATACATTTACAAACTTTACATCCGTAATTAATCTAGTGGAAGGCACTAGAGCCATCAATGTGATTTTTGAGGGAACAAATATCACATATGATGATTTATTTATAAATTTAACACACAAGGTGAATTGA
- a CDS encoding ROK family transcriptional regulator, translating into MTAQGVKNTGIRENNIESILRLLYTKKLSATHIAKALKLSKTAVFKILSEMEGMNLVENLADSDNENEKYKRTLYAIKQEAGILGVVEFGSTYIKIVFSYLNGEIFDETIIEDREFLNLDDLNEICTIILNKKKQFEKDFLSIISIIVSAPGQINKFTDEIENSVKFNLIKDVSVRAFFEEKLHLNVILKNDINLAIIGEQHYGKIERITENGILIYVDSGMGGAILNENKIIEGDHGYAAEFGLISTYDQFGNNLVYDLICSINSIKKQITYQQFMGKSTMIGEKFRYRDVVKAFYEKDALVLEVVKYTAHKLGELISNLSYIFNYRQFFVGGRIKALGQQYLDWVLEGLDPKIKDISIKFTTLGDENIIYGAIHVGVTNAFGVVAKK; encoded by the coding sequence ATGACAGCACAAGGTGTAAAAAATACTGGTATTAGGGAAAATAATATCGAGTCTATCTTAAGACTCTTATACACAAAAAAATTATCTGCAACACATATTGCAAAAGCCCTTAAATTATCTAAAACAGCTGTGTTCAAGATACTTTCTGAAATGGAAGGTATGAATCTGGTAGAAAATCTAGCAGACAGCGATAATGAAAATGAAAAATATAAGCGCACCCTTTATGCAATCAAACAAGAAGCAGGTATTTTAGGTGTTGTTGAATTTGGATCTACTTATATTAAAATTGTCTTTTCTTATTTAAATGGAGAAATCTTTGATGAAACGATTATAGAAGACAGAGAATTTTTAAACTTAGATGATTTAAATGAAATATGCACAATTATCTTAAATAAGAAAAAACAATTTGAAAAGGATTTTCTAAGTATCATCTCAATTATCGTATCTGCACCTGGTCAGATTAATAAGTTTACTGATGAAATTGAAAATTCAGTGAAGTTTAATTTAATTAAAGATGTCTCAGTTAGAGCATTCTTTGAAGAAAAACTTCATCTTAATGTCATTTTAAAAAATGACATTAACTTAGCAATTATTGGTGAGCAGCATTATGGAAAAATAGAGCGTATCACTGAAAATGGAATACTTATATATGTGGACTCTGGTATGGGTGGTGCGATTCTTAATGAAAATAAGATTATTGAAGGTGATCATGGATATGCAGCAGAGTTTGGACTTATCTCTACATATGATCAATTTGGTAATAACTTAGTGTATGACCTTATATGTTCGATTAACTCTATAAAAAAACAAATAACTTATCAACAATTTATGGGGAAATCAACAATGATTGGTGAAAAGTTTAGATATAGGGATGTAGTAAAAGCATTCTATGAAAAGGATGCATTAGTATTAGAGGTTGTTAAATATACTGCACATAAGTTAGGAGAGTTAATCTCTAACTTAAGTTATATATTTAACTACAGACAATTCTTTGTTGGGGGCCGAATTAAAGCACTAGGTCAACAATATCTCGATTGGGTCTTAGAAGGACTTGATCCAAAGATTAAAGACATTAGTATTAAGTTTACGACCCTAGGTGATGAAAACATTATTTATGGTGCCATCCATGTGGGTGTAACCAATGCATTTGGTGTCGTTGCTAAAAAGTAA